The following proteins are co-located in the Enoplosus armatus isolate fEnoArm2 chromosome 8, fEnoArm2.hap1, whole genome shotgun sequence genome:
- the rbm39b gene encoding RNA-binding protein 39b isoform X1, whose amino-acid sequence MADDFDVEAMLEAPYRKDEIKSSHANGHDDQNKKKRRSRSKSRSPGSRKRRSRSKDKKKGKKRSRSRERKRSRSRERHRSGSRSKERSGRYKARKSPIRKRSKSRSPFKKEKSPIRQPIDNLTPEERDARTVFCMQLAARIRARDLEDFFSAVGKVRDVRMISDRNSRRSKGIAYIEFVEASSVPLAIGLTGQRLLGVPIIVQASQVMAEKNRAAAAANNLQKGSSGPMRLYVGSLHFNITEEMLRGIFEPFGKIEGIQLMMDSETGRSKGYGFISFADAECAKKALEQLNGFELAGRPMKVGHVTERSDSSTASSFLDNDELERTGIDLGTTGRLQLMARLAEGTGLKIPPAAQQALQMTGSIPFGNIAAPPAVPTPAPSQALNLPSQPLATHCLQLSNLFNPQAENDPSWAIEIQDDVIEECNKHGGIVHIYVDKNSAQGNVYVKCPSIPAAMATVNALHGRWFAGKMITAAYVPLPTYHNLFPDSVTAKQLLMPARR is encoded by the exons ATGGCTGATGATTTTGACGTTGAGGCCATGCTGGAGGCTCCATACAGAAAG GATGAGATCAAGTCCTCTCATGCAAATGGACATGACGACCAGAACAAGAA GAAAAGAAGAAGCCGAAGCAAGAGCCGAAGCCCCGGCTCTaggaagaggagaagcagaagcaaagacaaaaagaagggtaagaagaggagcaggagccGAGAAAGAAAACGAAGCCGCAGCAGAGAGCGCCATCGCAGTGGCTCCCGAAGCAAGGAACGTTCTGGGCGGTATAAAGCACGCAAGAGCCCCAT CCGGAAACGTTCTAAAAGTCGCAGCCccttcaaaaaagaaaagagtccCATCAG gcAACCAATTGACAATCTAACACCAGAGGAGAGGGATGCCCGCACAGTTTTCTGTATGCAGCTCGCTGCGAGAATCAGAGCTCGAGACCTGGAAGATTTCTTCTCAGCTGTCGGAAAA gttagAGATGTGAGAATGATCTCGGACAGAAACTCCCGGAGGTCAAAGGGCATTGCATACATCGAATTTGTGGAGGCTTCTTCTGTGCCACTGGCAATTGGATTGACTGGCCAGAGGCTTTTAGGAGTACCCATCATCGTCCAGGCCTCTCAGGTCATG GCCGAGAAAAatagagctgcagctgctgctaatAATCTACAGAAGGGCAGTTCAGGTCCGATGCGGCTGTACGTGGGCTCGCTGCACTTCAACATCACTGAAGAAATGCTTCGAGGGATCTTTGAGCCCTTTGGAAAG ATCGAGGGAATCCAGCTAATGATGGACAGTGAGACTGGACGATCCAAAGGATATGGCTTCATATCG tttgcaGATGCCGAATGTGCAAAAAAGGCCTTGGAGCAACTGAATGGCTTTGAGCTGGCCGGGCGTCCGATGAAGGTGGGGCATGTTACAGAGCGCTCAGACTCCTCGACAGCCAGCTCGTTCCTGGACAATGACGAACTAGAGAGGACCGGCATCGACCTCGGCACCACAGGACGTCTGCAGCTAATGGCTCGACTAGCAGAAG gAACTGGTCTGAAGattcctcctgctgctcagcaGGCTCTACAGATGACCGGGTCCATTCCTTTTGGAAACATTGCTGCTCCGCCAG ctgttccaactccagctccaagcCAAGCTTTGAACCTCCCATCACAGCCGCTGGCcacacactgccttcagctgtCCAACCTGTTCAACCCACAAGC ggaaAACGATCCCAGCTGGGCCATCGAGATCCAAGATGATGTTATTGAGGAGTgcaacaaacatggaggaatTGTTCACATTTATGTTGATAAGAACTCTGCTCAA GGTAATGTGTACGTGAAGTGTCCCTCAATACCAGCAGCGATGGCAACTGTAAACGCACTTCATGGACGCTGGTTTGCAG GCAAAATGATAACAGCTGCCTACGTTCCCTTACCAACCTACCACAACCTTTTCCCTGATTCAGTAACAGCAAAGCAGCTTCTAATGCCGGCACGTCGATAG
- the rbm39b gene encoding RNA-binding protein 39b isoform X2, with the protein MADDFDVEAMLEAPYRKDEIKSSHANGHDDQNKKKRRSRSKSRSPGSRKRRSRSKDKKKGKKRSRSRERKRSRSRERHRSGSRSKERSGRYKARKSPIRKRSKSRSPFKKEKSPIRQPIDNLTPEERDARTVFCMQLAARIRARDLEDFFSAVGKVRDVRMISDRNSRRSKGIAYIEFVEASSVPLAIGLTGQRLLGVPIIVQASQAEKNRAAAAANNLQKGSSGPMRLYVGSLHFNITEEMLRGIFEPFGKIEGIQLMMDSETGRSKGYGFISFADAECAKKALEQLNGFELAGRPMKVGHVTERSDSSTASSFLDNDELERTGIDLGTTGRLQLMARLAEGTGLKIPPAAQQALQMTGSIPFGNIAAPPAVPTPAPSQALNLPSQPLATHCLQLSNLFNPQAENDPSWAIEIQDDVIEECNKHGGIVHIYVDKNSAQGNVYVKCPSIPAAMATVNALHGRWFAGKMITAAYVPLPTYHNLFPDSVTAKQLLMPARR; encoded by the exons ATGGCTGATGATTTTGACGTTGAGGCCATGCTGGAGGCTCCATACAGAAAG GATGAGATCAAGTCCTCTCATGCAAATGGACATGACGACCAGAACAAGAA GAAAAGAAGAAGCCGAAGCAAGAGCCGAAGCCCCGGCTCTaggaagaggagaagcagaagcaaagacaaaaagaagggtaagaagaggagcaggagccGAGAAAGAAAACGAAGCCGCAGCAGAGAGCGCCATCGCAGTGGCTCCCGAAGCAAGGAACGTTCTGGGCGGTATAAAGCACGCAAGAGCCCCAT CCGGAAACGTTCTAAAAGTCGCAGCCccttcaaaaaagaaaagagtccCATCAG gcAACCAATTGACAATCTAACACCAGAGGAGAGGGATGCCCGCACAGTTTTCTGTATGCAGCTCGCTGCGAGAATCAGAGCTCGAGACCTGGAAGATTTCTTCTCAGCTGTCGGAAAA gttagAGATGTGAGAATGATCTCGGACAGAAACTCCCGGAGGTCAAAGGGCATTGCATACATCGAATTTGTGGAGGCTTCTTCTGTGCCACTGGCAATTGGATTGACTGGCCAGAGGCTTTTAGGAGTACCCATCATCGTCCAGGCCTCTCAG GCCGAGAAAAatagagctgcagctgctgctaatAATCTACAGAAGGGCAGTTCAGGTCCGATGCGGCTGTACGTGGGCTCGCTGCACTTCAACATCACTGAAGAAATGCTTCGAGGGATCTTTGAGCCCTTTGGAAAG ATCGAGGGAATCCAGCTAATGATGGACAGTGAGACTGGACGATCCAAAGGATATGGCTTCATATCG tttgcaGATGCCGAATGTGCAAAAAAGGCCTTGGAGCAACTGAATGGCTTTGAGCTGGCCGGGCGTCCGATGAAGGTGGGGCATGTTACAGAGCGCTCAGACTCCTCGACAGCCAGCTCGTTCCTGGACAATGACGAACTAGAGAGGACCGGCATCGACCTCGGCACCACAGGACGTCTGCAGCTAATGGCTCGACTAGCAGAAG gAACTGGTCTGAAGattcctcctgctgctcagcaGGCTCTACAGATGACCGGGTCCATTCCTTTTGGAAACATTGCTGCTCCGCCAG ctgttccaactccagctccaagcCAAGCTTTGAACCTCCCATCACAGCCGCTGGCcacacactgccttcagctgtCCAACCTGTTCAACCCACAAGC ggaaAACGATCCCAGCTGGGCCATCGAGATCCAAGATGATGTTATTGAGGAGTgcaacaaacatggaggaatTGTTCACATTTATGTTGATAAGAACTCTGCTCAA GGTAATGTGTACGTGAAGTGTCCCTCAATACCAGCAGCGATGGCAACTGTAAACGCACTTCATGGACGCTGGTTTGCAG GCAAAATGATAACAGCTGCCTACGTTCCCTTACCAACCTACCACAACCTTTTCCCTGATTCAGTAACAGCAAAGCAGCTTCTAATGCCGGCACGTCGATAG